CCGATCCCCAGACCGAGTTTCAAATTTCCGCGTTTGATGAAGACCGACCCCAGGTCCGCGCCGGAGAGTTTGACCAGTGCGAGGATGGGTATCACCTTCAACAGCATTTCGCATACTTTTTCGATGGCGAGTCCCTGCGAGGTGTCCGCGGTCACGGCAAACCAGTCAAGCACTGCGCGGATCCACCCATCGAAGATCGCCGAGAAAGGATAGGCGACTGAAGCGATGAAAAACGCGAACGCGATTTGCCAATGACTGTTCACGCGTTGGTCGCATCTGAACCACAGCGTGGCGGCCAGGAACACGGCAGAGGCAGCCAGATTGAAGGTCAGGTTCTTGTTCGTCCGGAGGATATCGAAGTAGTACGAGCCGAAGATAAATATCGCAGCTTCGCAGAACAGGAATAGGATGAACAAGCCGAGGCGTTGAAGCCAGTTGGTTTGGATAGTTCCTTCTTTACGAAGATTTGAACCTGCAAGTTGAGCATTCATGGTGATCTCCATCGAATGGATTGAACTTGTTTCCGCTTCCAGGATGGCAGACTCCAGGCAATGATGATCATCACAGCGCCGAAAGCCGTCACGATCTTGAAAATGTATTCCCCTGTTTCAGGCAGCAGGAAAGTGTCCAAAGACAAATTTGCGACTGTGTGCAATAGGATGACTGCCAGCGTACTGCGATGATTCTCGTTGTAGCACCAGGTTGAGTAAATCGAGCCAGCGAGCACAAAACCGACAAAGACCGTGAAATCAATACCTGACAGGTATCTGCTTTGATTTGTCCCAACGATATAAAACAGCGGAAAATGCCAGAATGCATGGAAGATGCCGAGGACGAGGGAAGCAGTAACCGGCTTCCAGATCACCTGCAAGCGGTCGAGCATGTAACCGCGCCAGCCGAGTTCTTCGAGCGCGGACTGGAGCAGATAGAGGATCACAACGATCAATATGCCAGCAGGCATTGCCAGCGCTTCTTTGACAAACGCAAACTCTGGTGGATCACCTCCCAGCCAATGATTGACCGCTATGGATATGAAGTGCAGGATTGGGAAGAGAAGGAGGATCAATACATACCACTTGATGTTGATCCGGCGAAAGTCAACGACGCGGTGCCAGAAATCCCGCCTGCCTTCCCGACCTTGCTCGCGGTAGGTCATGAGGATCCCCGCCATGCCTGGCCCGAAAACACCGAGGAACATCACGGCAAGCAAAATTGGCGACGCTTGATAGTCCTGCCTTGTCAGCGCGACGGGAATCCAAAATATCCAAGTCAAGCCATAGGCGAGGAGGAGATAGCGCCAGGGGAAATTGGGTTTGGATGCGATCATTTCATTCCTCTTTAGAGCATTACTATTTACACACCTCGATGCCCTTGAAAAAAATATCCAGCGTATCTTTCAGCATTTCCTGCGGCGTGCCGGTAAATCGAGAGCCGAAAACAATAGGTGCCATCCCGCTGACCAGCATCCGGGCGGCAAGCAGCGAATTCACTTTGCGAAAGACGCCTTCACGGATGCCTTCGTCGATCAGCGCGCGGACCATGTCCTGGTAGGCATGTCGCTTATCCTGGATCTGTTTCTGGCTTTCCGCTTTCAGCCTTTGTGATTCGAAGGACATTTTCAAGAACAGGCTTTTATTTGCCTGCAGGTTTTCGATATACGTTTCCATCACCTGGCGCAGTCGTTTATCTGCCGGAAGATTTTGCATGGCGATCCTCTGCGCTTCTTCGGTCATGTCGCTCAACTGATCTTCGAAGAAATAGACCAGGATGTCTTCCTTGGTCTTGAAGTAATCGTACAGCGTGGACTTGCCCAGCCCCGCAGCTTCCGCGATCTCGCGCATGGAGGTTTCCTGAAAGCCTTTTTTCAGGAAGATGTTGACAACCTGGTGAAAGATCTCATGACGGCGTTTTTCCTGTTCTTCTTCTGTAAGCGGAATGCCTTTGGGCATGGCGTACTCCATAAATCGGATTGGAATAGTCGAAAAGCGACCATCGTTCGCTTTCAGTGTAGCGAATTACGGTCGCTATTACATCCGCAGCGAGATGTATTTTTCCTAATCAACCTGAAGGGATGAACTACGCAATTTGTTGAGATTTCCCCGTCCGCACGATTACATATGCCCGCTTCAATTCCCCCGGAGAAGTCTATGGATTGACCCGGTGATCTCCTCTGCGGGACAGCCTTTGAGCAGGAAGGCGTCCGCCCCGGCGGGTACTATATCGGTTTGATAATCCGGGTACATGGTGAGGACAACGACCTTGATCTGGGGCCATTTCTGCTTGATGATCCTCGTCGCTTCCAATCCGTTCATGACCGGCATCTGGACATCCATCAACACGATGTCCGGGACCTGTTTCTCGATGTTCCGAATTGCCTCCTCCCCGTTCGATGCCTCGGCGGTTACTATGATCCCGGTCTGTTGCGAGATTAAAGCCTTCAACGCCCACCGGGCGCGCGGGCTGTCTTCCACGATCATTAATTTCGAAATTTCATCCATATTGGTCCTCAAGGCATGCAAAATTGGTTTAGCGGCGTTTTGCGTCGAATCAAGAATACTGGCAAACCTCATAAAGCGCATCCGCAACAGATTGAGATTACGACTGTAATTTATCATCCTGCCGGATGAGATCGCCTGCGTAGATTGATGATGCCGGCGACACATGGTAAACGATCAAGGCTCCCATTCCGTGGAATGAAAGCCTTGATTTTTGAGAGGAGAGG
This portion of the Anaerolineales bacterium genome encodes:
- a CDS encoding CPBP family intramembrane metalloprotease; the encoded protein is MIASKPNFPWRYLLLAYGLTWIFWIPVALTRQDYQASPILLAVMFLGVFGPGMAGILMTYREQGREGRRDFWHRVVDFRRINIKWYVLILLLFPILHFISIAVNHWLGGDPPEFAFVKEALAMPAGILIVVILYLLQSALEELGWRGYMLDRLQVIWKPVTASLVLGIFHAFWHFPLFYIVGTNQSRYLSGIDFTVFVGFVLAGSIYSTWCYNENHRSTLAVILLHTVANLSLDTFLLPETGEYIFKIVTAFGAVMIIIAWSLPSWKRKQVQSIRWRSP
- a CDS encoding response regulator transcription factor, which gives rise to MDEISKLMIVEDSPRARWALKALISQQTGIIVTAEASNGEEAIRNIEKQVPDIVLMDVQMPVMNGLEATRIIKQKWPQIKVVVLTMYPDYQTDIVPAGADAFLLKGCPAEEITGSIHRLLRGN
- a CDS encoding TetR/AcrR family transcriptional regulator, coding for MPKGIPLTEEEQEKRRHEIFHQVVNIFLKKGFQETSMREIAEAAGLGKSTLYDYFKTKEDILVYFFEDQLSDMTEEAQRIAMQNLPADKRLRQVMETYIENLQANKSLFLKMSFESQRLKAESQKQIQDKRHAYQDMVRALIDEGIREGVFRKVNSLLAARMLVSGMAPIVFGSRFTGTPQEMLKDTLDIFFKGIEVCK
- a CDS encoding CPBP family intramembrane metalloprotease, giving the protein MNAQLAGSNLRKEGTIQTNWLQRLGLFILFLFCEAAIFIFGSYYFDILRTNKNLTFNLAASAVFLAATLWFRCDQRVNSHWQIAFAFFIASVAYPFSAIFDGWIRAVLDWFAVTADTSQGLAIEKVCEMLLKVIPILALVKLSGADLGSVFIKRGNLKLGLGIGALVIFFLGTATFMFAVERFTSVDALVAAVVWGLVFSAVNGFMEELWLRGIFLKRFAPLIGVNGAVWVTSLIFASMHSFVFYFDPFALTFFFVNTLALGLGCGYLMMKSDNIWGATIIHAASDFFLFVAVLANV